A window from Oncorhynchus mykiss isolate Arlee chromosome 9, USDA_OmykA_1.1, whole genome shotgun sequence encodes these proteins:
- the LOC110532614 gene encoding zinc finger protein 64, which translates to MESFNGEGGNHVLVEVSPDIHICGFCKQQYNNFEVFLAHKQNGCHIPSSDIAASNSAPTLTDSSTEFAFEETYQTCVMRGVKKILTKASKTPSKKLKPALTSKRRSCCFSGCSFKTQYGQKDMERHLKTHTGEKPFECELCHKRFSRRDKLNMHFRSHTGEKPHKCKYCPYAAADSSSLKKHLRIHYDERPFKCQICPYASRNSSQLTVHLRSHTGDAPFQCTRCEAKFKINSDLKRHIRIHSGEKPYKCDFCDYRCAMKGNLKSHVQIKHGTANSFRCPDCDFLCTSKTALRQHSREHQPTQPIQCSKCTYSCSSKGAFKVHERIHSEERPFKCDFCSFATKQRSNLVIHKKKKCHTDKPDIGVDGKRGKADVCNGEDLPKPVSSRYRTKLDATRAFCCDLCEASFVREDSLRSHRKQHQDSDSQQTLSLTLQPITSQHSVVTVSHVPRQDSHTTQIPLHQVPLTPLASDPLASYSSAQLQIIVSHPLGQEGSFLPLQAGLDFGQHTKGSTTVFLSPETQGMVVNCMSLMPIQQLGAQKQVEGGSLEPQTVLLTHLSLGDSRNPLHQALLQTAIASQDSSAHRSSTQTFITTCSDLEGLSALIQEGGTEVTVVTEGGNHSNLVAMATATSRFSPPDMKCSEGGPSEDLPKQAQVTVVQEFGDNGITTCEEDSSLMVPSISLGSQEVVIHGLPLVVTAQNQPVLEHLSVSTQNLYSVSDTHTIDGLQD; encoded by the exons ATGGAATCATTTAACGGAGAGG GAGGGAACCATGTACTTGTGGAAGTGAGTCCAGATATCCACATTTGTGGGTTCTGTAAGCAGCAGTACAATAACTTTGAAGTCTTTCTGGCCCACAAGCAAAATGGCTGCCACATACCCTCCTCTGACATAGCAGCATCTAACTCGGCACCTACTCTTACAG ATTCCAGCACAGAGTTTGCTTTCGAGGAAACCTACCAGACGTGTGTTATGAGAGGTGTCAAAAAGATTCTGACCAAAGCCTCTAAAACACCTTCCAAAAAATTAAAACCTGCCCTGACTTCAAAGAGGCGCAGCTGCTGTTTCTCAG GATGCTCTTTCAAGACACAGTACGGTCAGAAAGACATGGAGCGACATCTCAAAACACATACTG GTGAGAAGCCGTTTGAATGTGAGCTATGCCACAAGCGGTTCAGCCGGAGGGACAAGCTGAACATGCACTTCCGCTcccacacgggagagaagcctcACAAGTGCAAGTACTGTCCCTACGCTGCGGCCGACAGCAGCAGTCTGAAGAAACACCTCCGTATCCACTATGATGAGAGGCCCTTCAAGTGCCAGATCTGCCCCTATGCCAGCCGCAACTCCAGCCAGCTCACCGTGCACCTCCGTTCACACACTG GGGACGCACCTTTCCAGTGCACTCGGTGTGAAGCAAAGTTCAAGATCAACTCTGACCTGAAGAGGCACATCCGCATACACTCGGGTGAGAAGCCTTACAAGTGTGATTTCTGTGACTACCGCTGTGCCATGAAGGGCAACCTGAAATCACACGTCCAGATAAAACACGGCACGGCCAACTCCTTCCGCTGCCCTGACTGTGACTTTCTGTGCACCAGTAAGACAGCTCTGAGGCAGCACTCGCGAGAGCACCAGCCCACTCAACCCATCCAGTGCTCCAAGTGCACCTACTCCTGCTCCAGCAAGGGGGCGTTCAAGGTCCATGAGCGGATCCACTCTGAGGAGAGACCTTTTAAATGTGACTTCTGCAGTTTCGCCACCAAGCAGCGCAGCAACCTGGTCATCCACAAGAAGAAGAAGTGCCACACGGACAAGCCTGACATAGGTGTCGATGGAAAAAGAGGCAAAGCTGATGTCTGTAACGGAGAGGACCTTCCCAAGCCTGTGAGCTCCCGGTACCGGACCAAGCTGGACGCAACACGGGCCTTCTGTTGTGACCTGTGCGAGGCGTCGTTCGTTCGTGAGGACTCTCTGCGCAGCCACAGGAAGCAGCACCAGGACTCAGACTCCCAGCAGACTCTCTCTTTGACGCTCCAGCCCATCACCTCCCAGCACAGTGTTGTGACTGTGAGCCATGTACCCAGGCAAGACAGCCACACCACCCAAATCCCACTCCACCAGGTCCCCCTGACTCCACTGGCCTCGGACCCCCTGGCCTCCTACAGCAGTGCCCAGCTCCAAATCATAGTTTCCCACCCTCTGGGTCAGGAGGGCTCCTTCCTTCCCCTGCAGGCTGGGCTAGACTTTGGGCAGCACACCAAGGGATCCACCACTGTCTTCCTGAGCCCAGAGACCCAGGGCATGGTGGTCAACTGTATGAGCCTCATGCCCATACAGCAGCTAGGAGCTCAGAAACAGGTAGAGGGGGGCTCTCTGGAGCCTCAGACAGTCCTGCTGACACACCTCTCCCTAGGGGACAGCCGTAACCCTCTCCACCAGGCCCTACTTCAGACAGCCATCGCCTCCCAGGACTCCTCAGCCCACCGCAGCAGCACACAGACCTTCATCACCACCTGCTCAGATCTGGAGGGTCTCAGTGCTCTCATTCAGGAGGGGGGCACAGAGGTTACTGTGGTGACGGAGGGAGGGAACCACAGTAATCTAGTCGCCATGGCAACGGCCACCTCCAGGTTTTCGCCCCCGGACATGAAGTGTAGCGAAGGTGGCCCCTCGGAAGACTTGCCCAAGCAGGCACAGGTAACAGTGGTGCAGGAGTTTGGGGACAATGGCATTACCACCTGTGAGGAGGACAGTAGTCTCATGGTCCCTAGCATCAGTTTAGGCAGCCAGGAAGTGGTCATCCACGGCTTGCCTCTGGTGGTGACTGCCCAGAATCAGCCTGTTCTAGAACACCTCTCAGTCTCTACACAGAACCTCTATTcagtgtcagacacacacaccattgatGGCCTCCAAGACTGA